Within the Agromyces ramosus genome, the region GAGACGGTCTCGCCGATGAGGGCGTGCGTGCCCACCACGATGCGCGACTGCCCGGCAGCGGCGCGCAGCATCGCCTTCTTGCGTTCGGCCATCGGGAGCTGGCCGGTCAGGAGTGTCGGCATGAGCTCGGCGGAGAGCTCGGGGCCGAGCATCCGCACGATCGAGCGCAGGTGCTGGCCGGCGAGCACCTCGGTCGGGGCGAGGAGCGCCGACTGCCCGCCTGAGTCGGCGACGGCGAGCATCGCACGGAGCGCAACCACGGTCTTGCCGGAGCCCACCTCGCCCTGGATGAGCCGGTTCATGGGCACCGGATGGGCGAGGTCGTCGGCGACCTCTGCGCCGACGGAGACCTGGTCGCCGGTGAGCTCGAATGGGAGGGCGGCATCGAAGCGCTCGAGTGCACCCCCCGGCGACGGATGCCTCGCGGTGGTCGTGTGCGCGCGCAGCTCGGCGCGCCGCTCGAGGAGCGCCGTCTGCAGCACGAACGCCTCGGTGAATCGCAGGGTGCGGCGCGCCGACTTCCAGTCGGACTCGTTCGCCGGGCGGTGCACCGCCTCGAGCGCCTCGCGCTGGCCGAGCAGTGAGCGGCTCTCGCGCACCGCGGCGGGCACCGGGTCGTCGACGGGGCCGAGGCCGTCGAGGAGCAGCGCGATCGACTTCGCGAGCTGCCAGCTCGCGAGCGTGCCGGTCGCGGGGTAGATGGGGATCGGCGACTCGGCCCAGCGCTTCGCCGCTTCATCGTCGGCCGAGAGCTGCGTGGTCTCGTCGAAGAGCTCGTAATCGGGATGCGCGAGCTGGCGGGCCCCCTTGTAGTCGCCGACCTTGCCCGCGAAGATCCCGCGTGCGCCGGGCTTCAACTCGCGTGCGCGCCACGCCTGGTTGAAGAAGGTGAGGGTGAGGATGCCGGTTCCGTCGGAGATCTTCGCCTCGAGGATGGAGCCCCGCCGCGAGCGCATCGTCCGTTCGCGCACCTCGAGCACCTCCGCGACGATCGTCACGTTCTCATCGAGCGGCAGCGAGGCGAGCGCCGTGAGCTCGCCCCGGAGGGCGTAACGGCGCGGATAGTGCGCGAGCAGCTCGCCGACGGTGAGGTAGCCGAAGGCGCGCTCGACCGCCTGCGCCGTGCGCCCGCCGAGCGCCCCCGCGAGCTTCGTGTCGAGCGAGTAGGCGCCGACGAGCGACGGCGCGTCGTCGCCGACGCCGGCGCGCGCACCACCGGCGCCCGCGGCATCCGCTTCGTCGGCCGTCATGCCTCGATCGTAGGCGCCGCCCCCGTCAGCGCGGCCAGCTCGGCCTGCACGTACGGGTCGTCGGGGCGTGCGGCGGCCAGGGCGCGCTGCACCTCGAGCGCCTCATCGGTGCGACCGAGTGAGCGGAGGCACCGCGCCACCGACCAGCGGGCGACATGCCGCTGCTCTGCCGTGCCGTAGGCGTCGGCGACTTCGACGGCCTGCTCGAAGTGCGTGAGGGCCGCCGCCGCACGACCGCTGTCGTGCATCGTCCAGCCGAGGTTGTTGTGCAGGGCGACGCCCCAGCGCAGCACGCGCGGATCGCGCACGCCGGCGAGCACGTCGAAGCCCTCTGCGGCCCACTCCTCCTCGTGGCCGGCGTCGTGCAGCGCCAGCATGTGCAGCGCGTCGAGCACGAGGAAGGGCGAGCCGGCGAGCGCCGCCTCGCGAACGCCGCGGGTGAGCTCGGGCACTGCGTCGGCGGGTCGCCCGCCGGACGCCACGATGCGGCCCCGCTCGATCGCCACGCGTGCCCGGATCTCTGCAGCGTCGCGTTCGGGCGCGGCGGTGGCCGGCGGCTCCGCCGCGAGCGCGTCGAGCACGGCGGTCGCCTCGTCGGCACGGCCCTGGATGCCGAGGGCACGCGCCAGCTGCGTCGTCATGACGGCGCGCACGTGGGCGGGGTGTTCGTCGTCGTCGGCGGCCTCCCGGAACCGCTCCTCACTGCCGGCGGGATCACTGAAATCCCACAGCCGGTCGATCATCTGCTGCTCATCGCCTCGATGGCGGGACGGTTCGGCGGGCACCTGGTCGGTCGAGTCATCCACCCCTCCATCATGGCAGCGCCGAGCGATGGCTCGATATGCTGCCGGAAGCATGACCCGCATCATCGCCGGATTCGCCGGCTCCCTCACCCTGCACGTGCCCCGCTCGGGCACGCGTCCGACGAGCGACCGCGTGCGCGAGGCGATCTTCTCCGCGCTCGAGTCCCGCGACGCGATCGAGGGCGCCAGTGTCGTCGACCTGTACGCCGGGTCCGGCGCGCTCGGCCTCGAGGCGGCGAGCCGCGGCGCCGCCGAGGTGGCGCTCGTCGAGCGGGCGAAACCGGCTGCCGAGGTCTGCAAGCGCAACGCCGACGCCGTGCAGCGCGCCGCCCGCGGCCATGCCGCCGTGCGCATCCGAGTCATTCCCCGTCCGGTGGCGACCTACCTCGAGGGCGCCGCGGGCGGCATCGACCTCGCGTTCATCGACCCGCCCTACGAACTCGGCGAGGCCGCCCTCACGCGCGACCTCGAGCTGCTCGCGCCGCTGCTCACCGACGACGCGATCGTCGTCGTCGAGCGCAGCGCACGCTCGCCCGAGCCCGCCTGGCCCGCCGGCATCGAGGTCGACCGGCGGCGCGACTACGGCGAGACGACGCTCTGGTGGGCCGGCCGCGCGCCGCGTCAGCCGGTTCGGCCATCCCAGCCCGAGTAGGGATCCCAACCGAGCGTGTCGATCGGCCGCCCGTCGACGCTGAGCACTCCGGATGCCGCGGTGACCAGTCCGATCGTCATGAACGGCTCCGGCACCGAGGTGTCCGGCGGGAACGTGGCCAGCAGGCCGTGGTCCTCCGCGCCGGCGAGCGCGATGCGCGCGTCGGGGCCGAGCGCCCCGCCGTCGAAGTCGATGCCGACGCCGCTGGCCTCCGCGATGCGCCGCGCATCGCGAGCGAGGCCGTCGGAGACGTCGAGCATCGCCGTGGCGCCGGCGAGGGCCGCGACGACGCCGGCCGCGACCGGCGGGGCCGGAGCGAGCTGCGCACGCACGAGCTCGGGATGCCGCGAGCGCAGGTCGTCGGCGAGGGCGGCATCGGGCTCCCCCGTCGCATCGGTCGCCTCGGCGAAGAGCAGGGCGAGGCCTCGGGCGGCATCGCCACGCACGCCGGCGTGTGCGACGACATCGCCGGCCCGCGCGCCCGAACGCAGCACCGGTGAACGCCCCGCGAGGTCGCCGAACGCGGTCACGGCGAGGGTGAGCACCGGCGACGCCGAGAGGTCGCCGCCCACCACTCCCGCGCCGGGCGCGAGCGCCGCGAGACCCTCTCGGAGTCCGTCGGCGATGCCTTCGAGCACCGACACGTCGGTCGACGGGGGCGCGGCGATCGCGACGACGAGCGCGGTCGGCCGCGCGCCCATGGCGGCGACATCCGTGAGATTCGTCGCGGCGGCCTTCCAGCCGAGCTCGAAGGGGGTCGACCAGGCGAGCCGGAAGTCGGGACCGTGCACCATCAGGTCGGTCGTGACCACGAACCGGCCGTCGGCGGCGTGCACGAGGGCCGCGTCGTCGCCGGCCCCGAGAATCGCGGCGTCGCCCGGCCTGAGGCGCGGAAGGATGCGCGCGAGCACCGCGTCCTCGCCGAGCTCTGCCACGGTCGCGGTTTCGGCCGCGGCATCCGCTCGCTCATGGCCCAGCTCAGGATCCGGCGCGGTCATGCCTCTCACGGTAGCCTGAACGGGATGCCTCACCCAGTCGTGCCCTCGCCGCGCCGCGGGCGCATCCACCGTCTCGCCGCCGTCACCTCGGCGCTCGCGGGCGCCCTCGTGCTCTGCGGGTGCAGCCAGACCGTCCCCGTCGATCCCGCGCCGCAGGCGAGCGACGCCGACTGTGCAGCCGTCGTCGTCCGCCTGCCCGACGTCATCGGGGCGGGCACCGATGCCGAGCAGCCCAAGCGTGAGACGAACGCGCAGGGCACCGGCGCCTGGGGCACCCCCGCGTCGGTGGTGCTGCGCTGCGGCGCGCCCGTGCCGGGCCCCACCACGCTGCGCTGCGTGAGCGTCGATGGCGTCGACTGGATCGTCGACGAGAGCGACGCGCCCCGCTACCTCTTCACCACCTACGGGCGCACGCCCGCCGTCGAGGTGCTCGTCGACAACGACGTCGTCTCGGGCACCACGGCGATCGCCGACCTCTCGCCCGCCGTCGCCGTCATCCCGGCCGTCGACGCGTGCACGTCGGTCGATGACGCCATCGACGCGCCCGACGACTAGCGGGGTCCTCGGGCGTGCCCGACCTCGATGAGCTCGCCGATCAGGTCGGCGTAGCTGAGCCCCGAATTCTGCCAGCAGGTCGGGAACATCGAGATCGGCGTGAAGCCGGGCATCGTGTTGATCTCGTTGACGACGAACCCCTCGCCCGTGAGGAACACGTCGACGCGGGCGAGGCCCTCGCCGCCGACCGCCTCGAATGCGCGGCGAGCAATGCGCTGCAGCTCGAAGAGCTCGCCGTCGCCGAGGTCGGCAGGGCAGATCAGTTCGACGCCCGGGGCATCGAGGTACTTGGCCTCGAAGTCGTAGAACGCGCGTCCGGTGACGACGACCTCGCCGGCGACGCTCACCCCGATTCCGGTGCCGTCGCTCCCCTCGAGCACCCCGCACTCGATCTCCCGGCCCTCGACGGCCGCCTCGACGAGCACCGAGCGGTCTTCGGCGAAGGCGACGTCGAGCGCCCCGTCGAGCTCGGCCCAGTCGTCGACCTTCGTGACGCCGACCGAGGAGCCGGCCCGCGCCGGCTTGACGAAGACCGGCAGGCCGAGCGCGCGCGTGCGCCGCTGCCAGAGCTCGGGGTCGGCCTCGAGCGCGCCACGTGTGAGCGTCACCCACGGCGCGACCTGGATGCCGGCCCCCTCGAGCACCGTCTTCGTGAAGTGCTTGTCCATGCCGATCGCCGACGCGAGCACGCCGTTGCCGACGTACGGCAGGCCGAGGAGCTCCAGCAGCCCCTGCACCGTGCCGTCTTCGCCGAAGCGACCGTGCAGGATCGGGAAGACCACGTCGACGTCGCCGAGCGAGCGCTCGCCGGCGGCGTCGACCACGCGGAGCTCGCGCGATGCAGCGCTCTCGGGCCAGCGCACCCGGGTGTCGTTGTCGGCGACCTCGGGCAGCGCATCGGGATCGAGGGCGAACCGCGCCGGGTCATCCGATTCCAGCACGTAGGCGCCGTCGCGGGTGACCCCGACCGGGATCACCTCGTAGCGATCACGATCGATCGCTCCCAGCACTCCCCCCGCCGTTGCGCAGCTGATCGAATGCTCGCTTGAACGCCCGCCGAAGAGCAGAACCACCCTGAGCTTGTCCATCGATCGTCCTTTCGCCCTGCGGCTCGTCATCGGTCGTGAGGTGGGGCGCGATGTCCCGCGGGTCGAGCGTGCCGGCGAGCACCTGCCGCACCTGCTCGACGATGGGCATCTCGACGCCCTTCGCCCGGGCGAGCTCGAGGATCGGCGCGACCGATGCGAGCCCCTCGGTGGTCTGCTGCATCTGGTGCACGACGTCGTTCAGGTGATAGCCCTGGCCGAGCAGCCGGCCCGCGGTGTTGTTCCGCGAGAGCGGCGACTGGCTCGTGGCGATGAGGTCGCCGAGCCCGGCGAGTCCCGCGAGCGTCTCGGGCTGGGCACCATAGGCGACCGCGAAGTCCGTCATCTCGACGAGGCCGCGCGTGATGATCGACGCCTTCGTGTTGTCGCCGTAGCCGACGCCGTCGACGATGCCGATCGCGACGGCGATGAGGTTCTTCAGCACGCCGGCGAACTCGGTGCCGATCACGTCGGTGTTCACGAAGCTGCGGAAGTAGCGATTGCGGGCGATGGATGCCACAGCCTGCGCGGTCTCGAGGCTCGTCGATGAGACGACCGCCGCGGTGGGCTGCTCCTTGGCGATCTCGAGGGCGAGGTTGGGGCCCGAGACCACCGCGATCTGCGACGGATCGATCGGCAGCATCTCGGCGATGACCTCGCTCATGCGCAACCCGGTGGCCTTCTCGACGCCCTTCATGAGCGACACGACGGTGGCCTCGGCGTGGAGGTGCGGTGCGATGACCTTCAGGTTCTCGCGCAGCGACTGACTCGGCACCGAGATGTACACCTGCTCGGCCCCGGCGAGGGCGAGGTCGAGGCGGCTCGTGGCACGGAGTCCGAGCGGCAGGTTCACTCCCGCGAGGTAGTCGCTGTTGCGCTTCGCCTCTTGGATCTCGCGCGCGAGCTCGGGGCGGCGCGCCCAGATGACCACGTCGGCCCCGCCGTCGGCGAGGATCTTCGCGAACGTCGTGCCCCAGCTGCCCGCGCCGAGGACGGCGACCCGCTTGCCATGGCCCTTGCGGCCCTGCGTCCTAGTCTTCAAGTCTGCCGGTCTCCTTCTGGCCGTGGGCCGTGGGGTCCCAGCGCTGCGGCGGGGCGGGCTCGCCTCGCACCTCGCCGAGGAGCGCGGCGATGGCGTCCATGAGCTCGGCGGTGGCCTTCAGGAGCGACGACTGGTCGAGCGGCCGACCGCGGTAGGCGCCGAGGTCGAGCGGCTCGCCGATGATGACGTCGATGGTCTTGCGGGGGAAGAGGCTGAGCTTCTTGCCATAGCGGGGCATCAGGGCCTGGGTGCCCCAGTGCGCGACCGGGATGATCGGGATGCCGCGTTCGAGCGCGATGCGCACCGCTCCGGTCTTGCCGCGCATCGGCCACAGGTCGGGGTCACGCGTGAGCGACCCCTCGGGATACACGACCACGAGGCGGCCCTTCTCGACGAGCTCCTCCGCGGCGCGCAGCGCAGCGTGACTCTTGCTGCCCGCACGCTCGACCGGGATCTGCCCCGACGTGCGGAGGAGCCACCCGAGCAGCGGGTTCTTGAACAGCGACGCCTTGGCGAGGAACCGCGGCGCCCGTCCGAGTTTCCAGCTCACCACGCCGATGACGACCGGATCGATCTCGCTGTAGTGGTTGGGGGCGAGCACGAACGCGCCGCTCTGCGGCATCCGCTCAGGATGATGGAACCGGAATCGCACCGCCAGGTTCATGATGGGCAGCACGAGGGCGGCGAGCAACCAGAAGAACGAGGGCCGGCGGGTCTCCGAACGTGCCTTCACAGCAGCGTGGGGAGGCGAGTCGTCGTGTGGCACTCCCCCATTATGCTTCGAGTTCGAAGTCCGCCCCGAGGAGCTCGAGCTTCGTGATGAAGTTCTCGTAGCCACGGGCGATGATCCCGACGTTCGACACCGTCGAGCGGCCGTCGGCCGTGAGCGCCGCGATGAGGTGGCTGAAGCCGCCCCGAAGGTCGGGCACCTCGATGTCGGCGCCGGTCAGGTGCGTCGGACCGGAGATGACCGCGGAGTGCTGGAAGTTGCGCTGGCCGAACCGGCACGCCCCTGCCCCGAGGCACTCCTTGTGCACGTCGATCGACGCACCCATCTCGACGAGTGCGTCGACGAAGCCGAAACGCTGTTCGTACACGGTCTCGTGCACGATCGAGACGCCGTGCGCCTTCGTGAGGGCCACGACGAGCGGCTGCTGCCAATCGGTCATGAACCCCGGGTGCACGTCGGTCTCGATGATGACCGGCTTCAGCTCGCCGCCCGGGTGGAAGAAGCGGATGCCGTCTTCCTGGATCTCGAAGTCGCCGCCGACCTTGCGGAAGACGTTGAGGAAGGTGAGCATCTCGGCCTGACGTGCACCGCCGACGAAGATGTCGCCGTCGGTCGCGAGGGCGGCAGCGGCCCAGCTGGCAGCCTCGTTGCGGTCGAAGAGCGCACGGTGCGTGTAGCCGTCGAGCTTCTCGACGCCCTCGATGCGGATGACGCGGTCGGTGTCGACCGTGATGATCGCGCCCATCTTCTGCAGGATGTTGATGAGATCCATGATCTCGGGCTCGATGGCTGCGCCCGAGAGCTCGGTGATGCCGTCGGCCAGCACCGCGGTCAGCAGCACTTGCTCGGTGGCTCCGACGCTCGGGTAGGGCAACGACACCTTCGCGCCGTGCAGCCCGCTCGGCGCGGACATTCGGATGCCGCTCGGGAGCTTCTCGATGATGGCACCGAAGTTGCGCAGCACCTCGAGGTGGTAGTCGATGGGGCGGTCGCCGATGCGGCAGCCGCCGAGGTCGGGGATGAACGCCTCGCCCAGGCGATGCAGGAGCGGACCGCAGAAGAGGATCGGGATGCGCGACGAACCCGCGTGCGCGTCGATGTCTGCCATGTGCGCCGTCTCGACCGCCGATGGGTCGAGGATGAGCTCGCCGTCGACCGCGCCGTCGGTCACGGTCACGCCGTGCACCTCGAGCAGGCCTCGCACGATGCGCACATCGCTGATGTTGGGAACGTCTTTGAGCACGCTCGGCGTGTCACCGAGGATCGCGGCGACCATCGCCTTCGTGACGAGGTTCTTCGCGCCCTTGAGCTCGATGCGGCCGCGAAGCGGCTTGCCCCCGTTGATGGTGATCTTGTCGACCTGCAACCCGACCGCCGTTCCGTGGTTCTTGGCGTCCTGCCCGAGTGTGTTCACAGACTCCCTGATTCTGCCGGCTCCCTGATGGGAAGCGTCTTCGGCCGCCAAGCTTCTCGATGTGATTCGAACTCGGCGATGGCGTTCTCGTCCCGGAGGGTGAGGCCGATGTCGTCGAGCCCCTCGAGAAGCCTCCACCGAGTGTAGTCGTCGATGTCGAACGGCACGGTGAGCGCACCGGCGCTCACCCTACGCTCAACCAGATCGACCGTCACCGCTATTCCCGGCTCCCCCTCGATCGCCTCCCAGAGGCGCTCGACCGCCTCGTAGGCGACCTGCGCGGCGACGAGTCCCTGCTTTCCGGAATTGCCGCGGAAGATGTCGCCGAACCTCGAGCTGATGACGACGTCGAAGCCGTAGTCCCTGAGCGCCCACACGGCGTGCTCACGGCTCGATCCGGTACCGAAGTCGGGGCCTGCGATGAGAATGCGGGCTCCCGCGAACTCGGGTCGGTTCAGCACGAAATCGGGGTCCTGGCGCCAGGCGAAGAACAATGCGTCTTCGAAGCCGGTCTTCGTGACCCGCTTCAGGAAGACGGCGGGGATGATCTGGTCGGTGTCGACGTTGGAGCGTCGCAACGGCACGGCAGTGCCCGTGACAGTGGTGATCTTCTCCATGGTCATTCGCCCTTCGGCTCGCTCGAGCCCTCGAGATCCCACGGACCCGAGAGCGTGCCCCTGATGGCCGTGGCGGCCGCCACGAGCGGCGACACGAGGTGGGTGCGGCCGCCCTTGCCCTGCCGGCCCTCGAAGTTGCGGTTGGAGGTCGAGGCGCAGCGTTCGCCGGGCGCGAGCTGGTCGGGATTCATGCCGAGGCACATCGAGCACCCCGCGAACCGCCATTCGGCGCCGAACTCCTCGATCACCTTGTCGAGGCCCTCCGCCTCGGCCTCGAGCCGGACCCTCGCCGATCCGGGCACGACCATGACGCGGACGCCATCGGCCTTGTGCTTGCCCTTGATGACCGAGGCGAAGGCCCGCAGGTCCTCGATGCGGCTGTTCGTGCACGAGCCCATGAAGACCGCGTCGACACGGATGTCCTTCAGCGGCGTTCCGGGCTCGAGGGCCATGTACTCGAGGGCGCGCTCGGCGGCGGCGCGCTCGTGCTGGTCGGCGATCGTGGCCGGGTCGGGCACCGACTCGCTGAGCGAGACGCCCTGTCCGGGATTGGTGCCCCACGTGACGAACGGCTCGAGCGTGTCGGCGTCGATGGAGACCTCGGCGTCGAACGTCGCTCCGTCGTCGGTCGCGAGCGTCTGCCAGTATTCGACGGCGGCGTCCCAGTCGGCGCCCTCGGGTGCGTGAGCGCGACCCTTGAGATACGCGTAGGTCGTGGCATCCGGTGCCACCATGCCGGCCCGGGCGCCGGCCTCGATCGACATATTGCAGACCGTCATGCGGCCGTCCATCGAGAGGGCCCGGATGGCGCTGCCGCGGTATTCGAGCACGTAGCCCTGCCCGCCACCGGTGCCGATCTTGGCGATCACGGCGAGGATGATGTCTTTCGCCGTGACGCCCGGGCGGAGGCTGCCCTCGACGTTGATGGCCATCGTCTTGAACGGCTTCAACGGGAGCGTCTGTGTGGCGAGCACGTGCTCGACCTCGCTCGTGCCGATGCCGAACGCCATGGCGCCGAAGGCGCCGTGCGTTGAGGTGTGCGAATCGCCGCAGACGACCGTGATGCCGGGCTGCGTGAGCCCGAGCTGCGGGCCGACGACGTGCACGATGCCCTGCTCGACGTCGCCGAGCGAGTGCAGTCGGATGCCGAACTCGGCAGCATTGCGCCGGAGCGTCTCGATCTGCGTGCGGCTCGTCGGATCGGCGATGGGCTTGTCGATCGCGAGCGTCGGCGTGTTGTGGTCTTCGGTCGCGATCGTGAGATCGGGACGCCGCACCGGCCGGCCGGCCAGCCGGAGGCCGTCGAACGCCTGCGGACTCGTGACCTCGTGCACGAGGTGCAGGTCGATGTAGATGAGGTCGGGCGTGCCGTCCTCGCCCTTCTTGACGAGATGGGCTTCCCAGACCTTCTCGGCCAGGGTGCGCGGGCGATCGCCCGAAGCTGTGATGGTGTTCATGCGTTCGTCTTCCTCAGGTTCAGGGGTCAGCCGACGACGGACTCCGCGACGGGAAGGCTAGAACGAAGCCCCGTCGCGGCACCGAAGAAGTCGTGGAGCGCGCACGCCCCCAGATTACACCGTGTCGCCGGGGAGTCGTTGCACACGCAACTCGAGGTCACCGAGCAGGATGGACGCTCCCGGCGGGACGACCGCCGGAATCCCCGGGGCGAGCTCGTGCAATTCGACATCGGCGGTTCGGATGCGCACACCGTTGGTGGAGTGGAGATCGGTCACCGACACGCCGTCGGGCGCCGCATCGACGAGCGCGTGGGTCTTCGACACCGATCGCGCCGGATCGACGACCGGGACCGGCTTCGCGTCGGCATACGGTGACACCGCGACCGGGTCTCGGCCGAGCACGAGACGACCTGCGACGACGACATCGAACTCCCGCTCGCCCGTCAGGCGCCACGGCCCGGGCGAGGCCTCGGCAGCCACCGGCGCCGGAGGCGGGCCCGGCATGGGATGTACCGACGGCATCTGCGAGGGGACCGCCCGCGGCGGCGCCGCCGGGACGAAGGTCGGCAGCACCCGGCCGGGCGCGGCTTGCACCGTGCGTTCGGGCTCGGTGTGCTCGGGCGCAGGAGGCACCAACCCCGGAGGGGGAACGATGAAATCGGGCGCGGCCACGCAACCACTTTAGCGGCGCGAGCGGATCCGATAGCGGCTGATGACGCGGCGGATGCGTCCGGCGGCGCCGTAGATGGCAGCGGTCGCGGCATCCGCCTCGGTCCAACGTGCGGTGACGACCTCGTCGCTCACCTCGACGCCGCCGAACACGTCGCGATCGATCGTCGCCGCGAGGGACGCGAGTCGCACCGGTTCTGACGGGCGATCGCCGGGCGACCCGGGCGATCCGGTCGCCGTCGGCCGCTCGAGCCCCTGATCGACCGCCTGTCGCTCGAGCACCCGCGCCGACTGGAGCCGCGTGCCGCGATCGGGCGGTTCGAAGCCGAGTTCCGCGTATCGGTCGACCAGCTCCTCCCAGGCGCCTGCGGCGCGCCGGTCGTTGGCCCCGCGCAGTCGCTTCTGGCGACGACGCCGCTTCGCGAGAGCCACGGCGAGGATCGGCAGGAACACGATCAGGAGCGGGATGCCGAGGACACCGGTCACGAGCCAGACCCAGCCGGGCACGACGAACGCCTCGTCGCGATCATCCTTCGTCTCGTCGATCTCGACCGTCGTGAGGAGGTCGTCCTCGATCTCCTCCGCCCGCGGGGGCTGTCGGACCTGCGGCTGCGGCTCGGACTTCGGCTTGGGCGTCTGCTCCTGCGGCACGTCGACCTGGTCGGGCGTGGGGCGGAAGGAAACCCATCCCACCCCTTCGAACGGCACCTCGACCCAGGCCGTCACGTCACCACCGGTGACTTCGACACTGCCGCCGTCGGCGGGCACCTCGGGCGCGAAGCCCATGACCACCCGTGCCGGATACCCGAGGTGACGGGCCATCAGCGCCATGGCGGAGGCGTACTGCTCCTCATCGCCGACCATCTGGGTCCGTGTGAAGAGCTCGATGATGCGATCGGCACCGTGCCCGGCACGTGACGGGACGGTATCGGACGCGAGCCCGTGGCTGAGGAATCCGCCGGTCTTGAGCGCACGTTCGATATTTCGCAGCTGCTCGATCGGGCTCACGGCGTCGCCCACGAACTCGTCGGCCTTCGCGGCGATCACGTCGGGTGAGTTCACCACGGCCGGGAGGGTCAGGCTCGCCACCGGCACGTCGACGAGCTCCTCGAGCTCGGGTTCGAGCTGGATGCGCGCGTCGACGAGATACCTGGCACCGTCGCCGATGCCGCTCGTCAGCACTGCCGTTCCGGCGGCGGGGTTGTACCGCAGGTCGCCTTCGCGAGCAGCTGTGTCGTCGTCGAGCAACTGGAGCGACGAGCCATACCCCACCGTGGGAATCCAGACGTCGTCGTAGCCGGCGACGTCGACCTCGACCTCACGCCGGCTTCCGAGGCTCGCGAGCGGCGGTTCGGGGAGGGTCTCGCCGACGATCGCATAGCCGCCGCCATCGGCGCCGACGGCCTCGGGACCGGCGACGTTCCACAACCGGCCCGTGTACGAGTCCATGGTCGCGAGGCGGATCGCGTCGCCGGGCTCCAGCCCTGAGATCTCGAAGAGCGGCGTCTCGGCGAGGTCCTTCGTGTACTTGCGGAATCCCGACAACGGGCTCGGGAACTCGAGCGGATCGAACGGCGGCACGATCTCCTCGCGCAGCACGAACCGATCGGGTGTCACGGGTGCCAGCGCTGCACCGGCGAGCGTGCCGACGGCGATGGCGCCCACGACGACGGCCGCGGTACCGACGAGCTTCTGCTTGAGGAGGCGCTTCGCCCCGTCGCCGCTCGCCTCGACGGTCGCGCCGCGTCGCCAGGCGATCCAGACGAGGGCGAGCACCGCGAAGGTGACGCCGCGCACGCCGGCGAAATAGGCCTCGTCGGTGCCGAGCAGGATGCCTGAGACGTACAACAGGATCGGCCCGATGAGCAGCACGCTCGACCGCAGCGCCGTGCGGCGCTTCACGAGCCACCTCGTGACGAGCATGGTGCCGACGAGCGACACGAGCCATGCGGCGAAGAACGGCACGGCTGCCACGTAGTACGGTGCTTCAACCGGGGTGCCGATCGTCACGATGTCGGCCCAGCCGAACACCGCACCGAAGGCGAGCCCGACGATCGACTCGAGACTCGGAAGCACGACGAACGTGCCGGCGCCGGGCATGGTGAACGGCGTGCCGAGCACGAAGTAGGCGGCGAGTCCGAGCAGCACGGTCGTGAGCACGCCGAGTCGCCAGAGCGAGCCCGCCACGGCGGCGAGCGTCCCGACGAGGAGCCCGCCGATGGCCGCGACGAGGAAGTTCAGGTCGCCGAATGACGTCTCGTATCCCAGGATGCCGAGCAGCGAGAGCGCGCTGAGCACGAGGATGTCGCCGACGACGCTGCGGGGAATCCGGGTCATGGTCGCACCCTTCGCATGATGCGGGAGAGATCGGCGAGGTCACCGACGGTGACGACGACGGCGCCGGCGACCCTCGAGAGTCGAGACGGGGCGCCGAGCTCGACGCGCAGCGCCACCATCATGGTGTCGGCGCTGAAGATGGTCTCGATCGAGCGGAACTCCGCGACGGGCATCTGCGAACCGGAGACCGCGATCACGACGCTCGGCGCCGGCAATCGC harbors:
- a CDS encoding D-alanine--D-alanine ligase family protein, which gives rise to MDKLRVVLLFGGRSSEHSISCATAGGVLGAIDRDRYEVIPVGVTRDGAYVLESDDPARFALDPDALPEVADNDTRVRWPESAASRELRVVDAAGERSLGDVDVVFPILHGRFGEDGTVQGLLELLGLPYVGNGVLASAIGMDKHFTKTVLEGAGIQVAPWVTLTRGALEADPELWQRRTRALGLPVFVKPARAGSSVGVTKVDDWAELDGALDVAFAEDRSVLVEAAVEGREIECGVLEGSDGTGIGVSVAGEVVVTGRAFYDFEAKYLDAPGVELICPADLGDGELFELQRIARRAFEAVGGEGLARVDVFLTGEGFVVNEINTMPGFTPISMFPTCWQNSGLSYADLIGELIEVGHARGPR
- a CDS encoding NAD(P)H-dependent glycerol-3-phosphate dehydrogenase, with the translated sequence MKTRTQGRKGHGKRVAVLGAGSWGTTFAKILADGGADVVIWARRPELAREIQEAKRNSDYLAGVNLPLGLRATSRLDLALAGAEQVYISVPSQSLRENLKVIAPHLHAEATVVSLMKGVEKATGLRMSEVIAEMLPIDPSQIAVVSGPNLALEIAKEQPTAAVVSSTSLETAQAVASIARNRYFRSFVNTDVIGTEFAGVLKNLIAVAIGIVDGVGYGDNTKASIITRGLVEMTDFAVAYGAQPETLAGLAGLGDLIATSQSPLSRNNTAGRLLGQGYHLNDVVHQMQQTTEGLASVAPILELARAKGVEMPIVEQVRQVLAGTLDPRDIAPHLTTDDEPQGERTIDGQAQGGSALRRAFKRAFDQLRNGGGSAGSDRS
- a CDS encoding lysophospholipid acyltransferase family protein, with protein sequence MKARSETRRPSFFWLLAALVLPIMNLAVRFRFHHPERMPQSGAFVLAPNHYSEIDPVVIGVVSWKLGRAPRFLAKASLFKNPLLGWLLRTSGQIPVERAGSKSHAALRAAEELVEKGRLVVVYPEGSLTRDPDLWPMRGKTGAVRIALERGIPIIPVAHWGTQALMPRYGKKLSLFPRKTIDVIIGEPLDLGAYRGRPLDQSSLLKATAELMDAIAALLGEVRGEPAPPQRWDPTAHGQKETGRLED
- the murA gene encoding UDP-N-acetylglucosamine 1-carboxyvinyltransferase, coding for MNTLGQDAKNHGTAVGLQVDKITINGGKPLRGRIELKGAKNLVTKAMVAAILGDTPSVLKDVPNISDVRIVRGLLEVHGVTVTDGAVDGELILDPSAVETAHMADIDAHAGSSRIPILFCGPLLHRLGEAFIPDLGGCRIGDRPIDYHLEVLRNFGAIIEKLPSGIRMSAPSGLHGAKVSLPYPSVGATEQVLLTAVLADGITELSGAAIEPEIMDLINILQKMGAIITVDTDRVIRIEGVEKLDGYTHRALFDRNEAASWAAAALATDGDIFVGGARQAEMLTFLNVFRKVGGDFEIQEDGIRFFHPGGELKPVIIETDVHPGFMTDWQQPLVVALTKAHGVSIVHETVYEQRFGFVDALVEMGASIDVHKECLGAGACRFGQRNFQHSAVISGPTHLTGADIEVPDLRGGFSHLIAALTADGRSTVSNVGIIARGYENFITKLELLGADFELEA
- the leuD gene encoding 3-isopropylmalate dehydratase small subunit translates to MEKITTVTGTAVPLRRSNVDTDQIIPAVFLKRVTKTGFEDALFFAWRQDPDFVLNRPEFAGARILIAGPDFGTGSSREHAVWALRDYGFDVVISSRFGDIFRGNSGKQGLVAAQVAYEAVERLWEAIEGEPGIAVTVDLVERRVSAGALTVPFDIDDYTRWRLLEGLDDIGLTLRDENAIAEFESHREAWRPKTLPIREPAESGSL